The DNA window TCAGCGCCGGTGTCCGAACCGCTCTCCGATCCCGCGTCGCTGTCGGCTCCATCCGACCCCGCCGCGCCATCGCCGCCGGCATCGCTGCCGTCATTGCCGCTGGCGCCATCGTCCGCGCCGCCCTCACTGTCCGCCGTTCCATCGGCTTGCGCGTCATCGGAGGTGCCCCCCGTCCCCCCATCCGCAGCGCCGTCGTCGGTATCCGGGCTGGCGCTGTCCTCGTCGGTGGTATCAGCGTCGCGGTCGGGCCGGGACTGGGGGCGGTCGCCGGCCGAGCTGTCCTCGCCATCGGGGCGCAGATTCTGGCCGTCGATGGACACCAGACTGCCGTTCGCCACGCTGTAGACCAGTTCGATCGGCACGCCCGCGCGCTGCGCCGTCACCGTCATCAGCGCGCCCTGGCGCAGGATATGCACATCGGTAAAGCCCTGCGCGATCAGCGTTTCAGCAATAGCCTGATCGTTGTCGATCTGTTCAAGAATCGGGATGTCGCTTTCGGTCACGGCCCCGACCGAGGGTTCGGCCTGCAATGCCGGGGCGGGCACGATCACGGTGCCGGATGTCTGCGCCAATGCGGTCGTGCCCGCCAGCGCGGTCAGGACGGCCAGCGAGCCGCCCCATGTCAGCGTCTTCATGGTCTTGCCTGGCATGATTAACCTCCGTCATGCGGTTCGAAGGTCAACGCCAGGGCGCACCGTCCGGTTCAATCGGGCGCACGCGCGGTCGCCGGATCGGCGACGATCCGCCTTGTCCTGCCGGTCAGGCCTGAAGATCGACGCCCAGATGCTTGGCGACGGTGAAGATATCCTTGTCGCCGCGGCCGCACATGTTCATCACGATGATGTGGTCGCGCGGCAGGTCGGGGGCGATCTTCATGACATGGGCCAGCGCGTGGCACGGCTCCAGCGCGGGGATGATGCCTTCGGTCTCGCAGCTCAGCTGGAACGCGCGCAGCGCCTCGTCGTCGGTGATGCTGACATATTCGACCCGGCCCATATCCTTCAGCCAGGCATGTTCCGGCCCGATCCCGGGATAGTCCAGACCGGCGCTGATCGAATGACCCTCAAGGATCTGGCCGTTCTCGTCCTGAAGAAGATAGGTGCGGTTGCCGTGCAGCACCCCCGGGCGTCCGCCTGTCAGGCTGGCGCAGTGCTGCATCCGGTCGTCCACGCCCTTGCCGCCCGCCTCGACCCCGATGACGCGGACCTGGGCATCGTCGAGGAACGGATGGAACAGGCCCATCGCGTTCGACCCGCCGCCGATGGCCGCGACAAGCGTGTCGGGCAGCCGTCCCTCGCGCGGCATGATCTGTTCCCGGACCTCCTTGCCGATGATCGACTGGAAATCGCGCACCATCGCCGGATAGGGATGCGGACCGGCGACCGTGCCGATGCAATAGAACGTGTCGCGCACATTCGTGACCCAGTCGCGCAGCGCATCGTTCATCGCATCCTTCAGCGTGCCGCGCCCGCTGGTGACAGGCACCACATCGGCGCCCAGCAGACGCATGCGGAAGACGTTCGGGGCCTGCCGGTCGACGTCATGGGCACCCATATAGACCACGCATTTCAGCCCGAAGCGCGCGCAGACCGTGGCCGTGGCCACGCCGTGCTGGCCCGCGCCGGTTTCGGCGATGATCCGGGTCTTGCCCATCCGGCGCGCCAGCAGGATCTGGCCCAGCACGTTGTTGATCTTGTGCGCGCCGGTGTGGTTCAGCTCGTCCCGCTTCATGTAGATCTTCGCGCCCCCAAGCCGGTCGGACAGGCGTTCGGCGTGATAAAGCGGGCTGGGACGACCGACATAATGGGTCCACAGATCGTCCATCTCGGCCCAGAAATCCGCATCCGTCTTGGCGCGTTCGTATTCCGCCTCAAGCTCGAGGATCAGCGGCATCAGCGTTTCGCTGACAAAGCGGCCGCCATGGATGCCGAAGCGGCCCTGTTCGTCGGGGCCATGCTTGAAGCTGTTCACCAGATCGTCGGCCATGGGTCTGCCTTCACGGTTGGGACATGGGTATTTGGACAAAGAAGAAGCCCGGACCGGTGTCTTACAGCCGATAGGGCGCGGGGTGAAGCCCATGCGGTCGTGCAAACGCCGCGCCGGATCGCGAGACGGGGGGTCAGCCGGCGGCGCGGATGAAATCGCGGATCAGGTCGCTGTCCTTGATGCCGGGCGCGGATTCGACGCCGGAGCTGACATCGACGGCCCGCGCCCCGGTCAGGCGGATCGCCTGTGCAACGTTGTCGGGCGTCAGGCCGCCGGCCAGCATCCATGGCCGCAGCCAGCGCCGTCCGACCAGCAGCCGCCAGTCGAAGGCCAGACCGTTGCCGCCGGGCAGCGTCGTGGTGCGCGGGGGCTTGGCATCGACCAGTAGCATGTCGGCCACCAATCCGTGATCGGTCAGCGCGGCCAGATCCTCGGGGCCGGCGATGCCCACGGCCTTCATCACCGGCAGCCCGGTCAGGGCCTTGATCGCACTGACGCGCGCCGGGGTTTCCCCGCCGTGAAGCTGGATCAGGTCCAGCGGCGTCTGCTGCAACGTCGCCTGCAACAGCGCATCGTCGGGATCGACGAACAGCCCGACCCGCGCCACGCCCGGCGGCACATCGGCACCCAGGGCGCGCGCCTGGGCCGGAGAGACGGCGCGCGGGGATCTGGCGAAAAAGACAAAGCCCAGATAGCGCGCGCCTGACGCGACCGCCGCCGCGACGTGCCCGGGCTGGCTGAGCCCGCAGATCTTGACCTGGGCCATGGCGGCGCGTCAGCGCGGGCCGGGCAAGGCGGTGCCGGGTGCCGCGCCGGCCGAGGCGACGGCGCGCTGGCCGGAGGCGGCATTGGCAGGCGGGGGCGCTGCGGGCGCAGTTTTCGGCTTCGGGCGATCCACGATGGCCAGGATTTCATCGCGCGGGGCGGCGTGGCGATCGCGCAGATTGCCGACCTCGGATTCCAGCCGCGCCACCTCGGCGCTGCGCTGGCGCGCCTCGCGGCGGATATGCGCCTCGCGCAGATATTCCCAGATCAGCCCGGCCAGCATCCCGGCCGCGAAGGCCAGGAAGATCACCAGGAACAGCGGCAGGTTCACCGACCACCGTCCGCCCAGATACTGCCCGAAATTCGCGGGAAAGGCCGACAGGGTGACCATGTCGCGATTGGCCAGCGCCACCGCAACCAGCACGATGGCAAGCAGGACGAGAAACAGCAGTCGGATGAAGCGCATCGGAAATCCTTGAACTCGCTGGCCGCGCCGGTCCCAATGCCGCACGGCCCTGGCGTCATTCTACGCCGGTCACGCCTCGCCGTTCAACCGATCGCGCAGCAATTTTCCGGTCTTGAAGAACGGCACGTGTTTTTCCTCGACCTCGACCGCCTCGCCGGTGCGGGGATTGCGGCCGGTGCGGGCATCGCGCTTCTTGACCGAGAAGGCGCCGAAACCGCGCAATTCCACGCGATTGCCGCGCGCCATCGCGTCGATGATCTCTTCGAAGACGGTGTTGACGATCCGCTCGACATCGCGCCGGAAGAGATGCGGATTTTCATCGGCGATCTTCTGGATCAGTTCGGAACGGATCATCCTTTTCCCCCTTGCACGCGGCAATGATGCGGTCGGCGCCGGCGACATGTGGATCGACCGTCACCCGTCCCGACAATCGCGCAACGCATGAAACAATTCCCCGGTTTCATAGCGATGCCAGCTTTGGCCGCGCCGCGCAAGCCGGTTGGACGGCGCAACCCCCGACAGGGACAAGAAAAAAGGCCCGCCTTCCCTGCGTGGAAGACGGGCCTGCAAAGCCTTGTTCGACGGCGATCAGCCGTTGCGGTTCAGCGCCGCGCCAAGGATGTCGCCCAGCGACGCGCCCGATTCCGAGCTGCCATACTGGTCGATCGCCTCTTTCTCTTCGGCGATCTCGCGCGCTTTGATCGACAGGCCCAGACGGCGGGTCTTGGTGTCGATATTGGTCACGCGCGCATCGACCTTGTCGCCGACCTGGAAACGCTCGGGGCGCTGGTCCTGGCGGTCGCGGGCCAGATCTGAGCGGCGGATGAACGACTTGACGCCGTTATACTCCACCTCCACGCCGCCATCCTCGATGGCCGTCACCTCGACCGTCACGATCGAGCCGCGCTTCACACCGTCCACGGCCTCGGCCATATGCTCGTTTTCAAGCGCCTTGATCGACAGGCTGATCCGCTCTTTCTCGACATCGACGTCCTGCACGACCGCCTTGACGACGTCGCCCTTGCGGAAGTCCTGGATCGCGTCTTCGCCGCGCGTGTCCCAGCTGATGTCCGACAGGTGGACCATGCCGTCGATGTCGCCTTCCAGACCGACGAACAGGCCGAATTCGGTGATGTTCTTCACCTCGCCCTCGATCACGGTGCCGGTCGGATGGGTCTCGGCGAACACCTCCCACGGGTTGCGCATGGTCTGTTTCAGACCCAGCGACACGCGGCGCTTGGCTTCGTCGATTTCCAGCACCATCACGTCAACCTCTTGCGAGGTGGACACGATCTTGCCCGGATGGACGTTCTTCTTGGTCCAGCTCATCTCGCTGACATGGACCAGACCCTCGACCCCGGCTTCCAGTTCGACGAAGGCGCCGTAATCGGTGATGTTGGTCACGCGGCCGGTATGGACGCTGCCGATCGGGAACTTGCTGGTGACGGTATCCCACGGATCGGCCTGAAGCTGCTTCATGCCCAGGCTGATGCGGTGGCTGTCCTTGTTGATCTTGATGACCTGGACATCGACATTCTCGCCGATGGACAGGATCTCGGACGGGTGGTTCACGCGCCGCCACGCCATGTCGGTGACGTGCAGCAGGCCGTCAACACCGCCCAGATCCACAAAGGCGCCGTATTCGGTGATGTTCTTGACCACGCCCTTGACGGTCTGGCCTTCGGTCAGGTTGGCGATGACCTCGGCGCGCTGTTCGGCGCGGCTTTCTTCCAGGATCGCGCGGCGCGAGACGACGATGTTGCCCCGGCGGCGGTCCATCTTCAGGATCTGGAACGGCTGTTTCAGACCCATCAGCGGGCCGGCATCGCGCACGGGACGCACATCCACCTGCGAGCCGGGCAGGAACGCGACGGCGCCGCCCAGATCGACGGTGAAGCCGCCCTTGACGCGGCCGAAGATGGCGCCTTCGACGCGCTCTTCATCGGCATAGGCTTTTTCCAGACGGTCCCAGGCTTCCTCGCGGCGGGCCTTTTCGCGGCTGATGCTGGCTTCGCCGCGGGCGTTTTCGACCCGGTCAAGATAGACCTCGACCTCGTCGCCGACGGACAGCTGGGCGTCTTCGCCGGGGTTCGCGAATTCCTTCAGATCGACGCGGCCTTCCATCTTGTAGCCCACGTCGATGATGGCCTGTCCCGCCTCGATGGCGATGACCCGGCCCTTGACGACGCTGCCCTCGGTGGGCGTGTCGATGTCGAGGCTTTCGTTCAGGAGGGCCTCGAACTCCTCCATGGTCGCTTTAGCGCACATATATAATCGGTTTCCTTCATGGCGATTTCACTGGCCAGACGGTTGGCTCCGCCGGTCTGTATGATGCCCTTCGTGGCAACGACAAAGGGTCGCGGCTGCACGCCCGACCCGAATGAATGCGGCCTGTTGTGACCACGTCGCCCGATTGACTGCGGCCCATATATGCGCGCGGGGCGCGATATTCAACCAAAACCTGACCGAAGCAACCTGACCGGGGAGCGGTTATGTCCGGCCGGAAATATCGCTTGCCATGCCCGCCGGGCCGGGGTGATATGTCCGCTGAAACATATCGAACTGTCGGAGAGCCCGATGCGCGCCAGCCTGATCGCCGCCTGCCTGCTGCTTGCCCCCCTGCCCGCCGCCGCCGAGATCACCGTCTTCGCCGCCGCCTCGCTGAAGAATGCGCTGGACCGGGTCGCGCAGGATTTCACCGCGGCCACGGGCGAAGGCGTCGTCGTGTCCTATGCCGGGTCGGGTCAGCTGGCGCGGCAGATCATCGCCGGGGCGCCGGCCGATCTGTTCATCTCGGCCAACCCGCAATGGATGGACGAGGTTCAGGACGCCGGTCTGGTCGCGGACGGCGCGCGCCGCGATCTGCTTGGAAACACTTTGGTCCTGATCGCGCACGGCACGGCGGCGGAACCGGTGGACATCGCCCATCTGCCCACGCGGTTGCAGGGCGGACGGCTGGCGATGGCGCTGGTCGATTCCGTGCCTGCGGGCCAATATGGCAAGGCGGCGCTGACCCATCTGGGCCTGTGGGACGCGCTTGCCCCGCATGTCGCCCAGACCGACAATGTCCGCGCCGCGCTGGCGCTGGTCGCGACCGGAGAGGCGCCGTTCGGCATCACCTATGCGACCGACGCCGTGGCCGAGGACAATGTCAGCGTCGCCGCCGAATTTCCCGCAGACAGCCATCCCGCCATCGTCTATCCGGCCGCGCTGCTGAGCGGTGCGGCGGAACCGGCCGGCCGCGCCTTTTTCGACGCGCTGTCGGGCGATGCGGCACGGGCCGCGTTCGAGGCGCAGGGTTTCCGGGTTCTGGACTAGCGTGACCGACTGGCTGGA is part of the Paracoccus stylophorae genome and encodes:
- the trpB gene encoding tryptophan synthase subunit beta, encoding MADDLVNSFKHGPDEQGRFGIHGGRFVSETLMPLILELEAEYERAKTDADFWAEMDDLWTHYVGRPSPLYHAERLSDRLGGAKIYMKRDELNHTGAHKINNVLGQILLARRMGKTRIIAETGAGQHGVATATVCARFGLKCVVYMGAHDVDRQAPNVFRMRLLGADVVPVTSGRGTLKDAMNDALRDWVTNVRDTFYCIGTVAGPHPYPAMVRDFQSIIGKEVREQIMPREGRLPDTLVAAIGGGSNAMGLFHPFLDDAQVRVIGVEAGGKGVDDRMQHCASLTGGRPGVLHGNRTYLLQDENGQILEGHSISAGLDYPGIGPEHAWLKDMGRVEYVSITDDEALRAFQLSCETEGIIPALEPCHALAHVMKIAPDLPRDHIIVMNMCGRGDKDIFTVAKHLGVDLQA
- a CDS encoding phosphoribosylanthranilate isomerase, translated to MAQVKICGLSQPGHVAAAVASGARYLGFVFFARSPRAVSPAQARALGADVPPGVARVGLFVDPDDALLQATLQQTPLDLIQLHGGETPARVSAIKALTGLPVMKAVGIAGPEDLAALTDHGLVADMLLVDAKPPRTTTLPGGNGLAFDWRLLVGRRWLRPWMLAGGLTPDNVAQAIRLTGARAVDVSSGVESAPGIKDSDLIRDFIRAAG
- the modA gene encoding molybdate ABC transporter substrate-binding protein encodes the protein MRASLIAACLLLAPLPAAAEITVFAAASLKNALDRVAQDFTAATGEGVVVSYAGSGQLARQIIAGAPADLFISANPQWMDEVQDAGLVADGARRDLLGNTLVLIAHGTAAEPVDIAHLPTRLQGGRLAMALVDSVPAGQYGKAALTHLGLWDALAPHVAQTDNVRAALALVATGEAPFGITYATDAVAEDNVSVAAEFPADSHPAIVYPAALLSGAAEPAGRAFFDALSGDAARAAFEAQGFRVLD
- a CDS encoding LapA family protein, giving the protein MRFIRLLFLVLLAIVLVAVALANRDMVTLSAFPANFGQYLGGRWSVNLPLFLVIFLAFAAGMLAGLIWEYLREAHIRREARQRSAEVARLESEVGNLRDRHAAPRDEILAIVDRPKPKTAPAAPPPANAASGQRAVASAGAAPGTALPGPR
- the ihfB gene encoding integration host factor subunit beta; protein product: MIRSELIQKIADENPHLFRRDVERIVNTVFEEIIDAMARGNRVELRGFGAFSVKKRDARTGRNPRTGEAVEVEEKHVPFFKTGKLLRDRLNGEA
- the rpsA gene encoding 30S ribosomal protein S1, encoding MCAKATMEEFEALLNESLDIDTPTEGSVVKGRVIAIEAGQAIIDVGYKMEGRVDLKEFANPGEDAQLSVGDEVEVYLDRVENARGEASISREKARREEAWDRLEKAYADEERVEGAIFGRVKGGFTVDLGGAVAFLPGSQVDVRPVRDAGPLMGLKQPFQILKMDRRRGNIVVSRRAILEESRAEQRAEVIANLTEGQTVKGVVKNITEYGAFVDLGGVDGLLHVTDMAWRRVNHPSEILSIGENVDVQVIKINKDSHRISLGMKQLQADPWDTVTSKFPIGSVHTGRVTNITDYGAFVELEAGVEGLVHVSEMSWTKKNVHPGKIVSTSQEVDVMVLEIDEAKRRVSLGLKQTMRNPWEVFAETHPTGTVIEGEVKNITEFGLFVGLEGDIDGMVHLSDISWDTRGEDAIQDFRKGDVVKAVVQDVDVEKERISLSIKALENEHMAEAVDGVKRGSIVTVEVTAIEDGGVEVEYNGVKSFIRRSDLARDRQDQRPERFQVGDKVDARVTNIDTKTRRLGLSIKAREIAEEKEAIDQYGSSESGASLGDILGAALNRNG